A genomic segment from Microtus pennsylvanicus isolate mMicPen1 chromosome 21, mMicPen1.hap1, whole genome shotgun sequence encodes:
- the Tmem214 gene encoding transmembrane protein 214, translating into MSAKAAGPGGWEVVKKGRRPGASGGGRGGGGGGDRRALGEANGVWKHDLSSPIQTTSTLYERGFVKVVKGQNKEQVPPPAAEPKKPANKKQPKKVAAVNSQNQKQGPFRSLEDALRALDVTALQKELDKSQSVFTGNPSVWLKDLASYLNYKLQSPRSEPTLSQYPHDYPYSLVNRELRGIIRGLLTKAAGSLELFFDHCLFTMLQELDKTPGESLHGYRICIQAILKDKPKIVTSDLGKFLELLRSHQSRPAKCLTVMWALGQAGFANLTEGLKVWLGIMLPVLGIKSLSPFAIAYLDRLLLMHPNLTKGFGMIGPKDFFPLLDFAYMPNNSLTPSLQEQLCQLFPRLKVLAFGAKPESTLHTYFPSFLSRATPNCPPEMKKELLGSLTQCLTTDPLSTSVWKQLYPKHLSQSSLLLEHLLKSWEQIPKKARKSLQETIQSFRLANQELLKKSSSSNEHVVSCDTACKGLLQQARGPRPPWARLFLLLLVFVIGFLCHDFRSHSSFQASLTGRLLRSSGFLPVGQQVCAKLYSSSLQSYNWLQETLPAYSSHLIAVVQPGLQLAWTYTNATVSFLSAHCACFGDSFTGFLQRAQLPEALHQLFHSLKELLLLFHHSVLLPMWHLLLVALAQAQEYCHEACRGKVTWDCIKTQFSEAARWTWLCLQDVTVAFLDWALAMISQQ; encoded by the exons GGTGGacgaggaggcggcggcggcggtgatCGCCGAGCGCTCGGGGAGGCAAACGGAGTGTGGAAACACGATCTGAGCT CACCAATCCAGACCACGAGCACTCTTTATGAGCGTGGCTTTGTGAAAGTCGTGAAGGGACAGAATAAAGAGCAAGTTCCACCCCCTGCTGCGGAGCCTAAGAAGCCAGCAAACAAGAAGCAGCCAAAGAAGGTGGCAGCTGTCAACAGCCAAAACCAGAAGCAGGGCCCATTCCGAAGCCTGGAGGATGCCCTGAGAGCT CTGGATGTGACAGCTCTGCAGAAGGAACTGGACAAGAGCCAGAGCGTGTTCACTGGGAACCCCTCTGTGTGGCTGAAGGACCTGGCCAGCTATCTCAACTACAAGCTCCAGAGTCCCCGGAGTGAGCCCACCCTGAGCCAGTATCCGCATG ATTATCCCTACAGCCTCGTGAACCGAGAGCTGCGTGGGATCATCCGAGGGCTGCTGACCAAAGCTGCAGGGTCTCTGGAGCTCTTCTTCGATCACTGTCTGTTCACCATGCTGCAAGAGTTGGATAAAACACCAG GGGAGTCGCTACATGGATACCGCATCTGTATTCAGGCCATTCTGAAGGACAAGCCCAAGATTGTCACCTCAGACCTGGGCAAG TTCCTAGAACTTCTGAGGTCCCACCAGAGCCGACCAGCAAAGTGCCTGACCGTCATGTGGGCCTTGGGGCAAGCAGGTTTTGCTAACCTCACCGAGGGACTGAAAG TGTGGCTGGGGATCATGCTGCCTGTGCTGGGCATCAagtctctgtctccctttgccATCGCATACCTGGACCGGCTGCTCCT GATGCATCCCAACCTCACCAAAGGCTTTGGCATGATTGGCCCCAAGGACTTCTTCCCACTCCTAGACTTTGCCTATATGCCCAACAACTCCCTAACCCCCAG CCTGCAGGAGCAGCTGTGCCAGCTCTTTCCCCGACTGAAGGTGCTGGCGTTTGGAGCAAAGCCAGAATCTACCCTGCACACCTACTTCCCTTCGTTCCTGTCCAGAGCCACCCCTAACTGTCCTCCCGAAATGAAGAAAGAG CTCCTGGGCAGCCTGACCCAGTGCCTGACTACGGACCCCCTCAGCACCAGCGTCTGGAAACAGCTGTACCCCAAGCACCTGTCACAGTCcag CCTGCTGCTGGAACACTTGCTCAAGTCCTGGGAGCAGATTCCCAAGAAG GCTCGGAAGTCTTTGCAAGAGACCATTCAGTCCTTCAGGCTTGCCAACCAGGAGCTTCTAAAGAAGAGCAGTAGCAGCAACGAACATGTTGTCAGCTGTGATACAGCCTGCAAG GGCTTGTTGCAACAGGCACGGGGTCCTCGACCACCCTGGGCCCGGCTCTTCCTGTTGCTTCTGGTCTTTGTAATAGGATTCTTATGCCATGACTTTCGGTCACACAGCTCCTTCCAGG CCTCCCTCACAGGCCGGTTGCTTCGATCCTCTGGTTTCCTGCCTGTTGGCCAGCAAGTGTGTGCCAAGCTCTACTCCTCCAGCCTGCAAAGCTACAA CTGGCTGCAGGAAACATTGCCAGCCTATAGCTCCCACCTGATTGCTGTGGTACAGCCCGGTTTGCAACTGGCCTGGACATACACCAATGCCACAGTCAGCTTCCTTTCTGCCCACTGTGCCTGTTTTGGTGACAGCTTCACTGGCTTCCTGCAGAGG GCCCAGCTCCCTGAGGCCCTGCACCAGCTCTTCCACTCCTTGAaggagctgctgctgctcttccacCACAGTGTGCTGCTGCCCATGTGGCACCTGCTGCTCGTGGCCCTGGCCCAAGCCCAGGAGTACTGCCACGAAGCCTGCAG AGGAAAAGTGACCTGGGACTGCATTAAGACACAGTTCAGCGAAGCTGCCCGATGGACATGGCTCTGCCTACAGGATGTCACAGTGGCTTTCTTGGACTGGGCACTCGCCATGATATCCCAGCAATAG